From Pan troglodytes isolate AG18354 chromosome 9, NHGRI_mPanTro3-v2.0_pri, whole genome shotgun sequence, the proteins below share one genomic window:
- the ZDHHC13 gene encoding palmitoyltransferase ZDHHC13 isoform X15, with amino-acid sequence MVILLLQRGADPTLIDGEGFSSIHLAVLFQHMPIIAYLISKGQSVNMTDVNGQTPLMLSAHKVIGPEPTGFLLKFNPSLNVVDKIHQNTPLHWAVAAGNVNAVDKLLEAGSSLDIQNVKGETPLDMALQNKNQLIIHMLKTEAKMRANQKFKLWRWLQKCELFLLLMLSVITMWAVGYILDFNSDSWLLKGCLLVTLFFLTSLFPRFLVGYKNLVYLPTAFLLSSVFWIFMTWFILFFPDLAGAPFYFSFIFSIVAFLYFFYKTWATDPGFTKASEEEKKVNIITLAETGSLDFRTFCTSCLIRKPLRSLHCHVCNSCVARYDQHCLWTGRCIGFGNHHYYIFFLFFLSMVCGWIIYGSFICLFTRWTVSDSKSVSILQVTERKIVDYHQEELCNCQSHLKMKTIDLE; translated from the exons ATGGTCATATTATTACTCCAGCGTGGTGCAGACCCCACTCTTATTGATGGAGAGGGATTCAGCAGCATCCACCTGGCAGTATTGTTTCAACACATGCCTATTATAGCATATCTCATCTCAAAGGGACAG AGTGTGAATATGACAGATGTAAATGGGCAGACACCTCTCATGTTATCAGCTCACAAAGTAATTGG gccAGAACCAACTGGatttcttttaaagtttaatCCTTCTCTCAATGTGGTTGATAAAATACACCAAAACACTCCACTTCACTGGGCAGTTGCAGCAGGAAATGTTAATGCAGTTGATAAGCTTTTGGAAGCTGGTTCTAGCCTGGATATCCAGAATGTTAAG GGAGAAACACCTCTTGATATggctctacaaaacaaaaatcagctcatTATTCATATGCtaaaaacagaagccaaaatgAGAGCCAACCAAAAGTTCAAACTTTGGAGGTGGCTGCAGAAATGCGAG CTCTTCCTGCTGCTGATGCTTTCTGTGATTACCATGTGGGCTGTTGGATACATATTGGACTTCAATTCAGATTCTTGGCTTTTAAAAGGATGTCTTCTAGTAACACTGTTTTTTCTGACATCTTTGTTTCCAAG gttcttGGTTGGGTATAAGAACCTTGTATACTTACCAACAGCCTTTCTGCTAAGTTCTGTTTTTTGGATATTTATGACTTGGTTCATCTTATTTTTTCCTG ATTTAGCAGGAGCCCCTTTCtatttcagtttcattttcagCATAGTAGCCTTTCTATACTTTTTCTATAAGACTTGGGCAACTGATCCAGGCTTCACTAAGGcttctgaagaagaaaagaaagtg AATATCATCACCCTTGCAGAAACTGGCTCTCTGGACTTCAGAACATTTTGTACATCATGTCTT ATAAGGAAGCCATTAAGGTCACTCCACTGCCATGTATGCAACTCCTGTGTGGCTCGATATGATCAACACTGCCTGTGGACTGGACGGTGCATAG gtTTTGGCAACCATCACTATTACATAttcttcttgtttttcctttccatggtaTGTGGCTGGATTATATATGGATCTTTCATCT GTCTGTTTACAAGGTGGACAGTAAGTGACTCCAAAAGTGTCAGCATCCTACAAGTTACAGAAAGAAAGATTGTAGATTACCATCAGGAAGAACTCTGTAACTGTCAGAGCCATCTAAAGATGAAAACGATTGACCTGGAATGA
- the ZDHHC13 gene encoding palmitoyltransferase ZDHHC13 isoform X13 — MVILLLQRGADPTLIDGEGFSSIHLAVLFQHMPIIAYLISKGQSVNMTDVNGQTPLMLSAHKVIGPEPTGFLLKFNPSLNVVDKIHQNTPLHWAVAAGNVNAVDKLLEAGSSLDIQNVKGETPLDMALQNKNQLIIHMLKTEAKMRANQKFKLWRWLQKCELFLLLMLSVITMWAVGYILDFNSDSWLLKGCLLVTLFFLTSLFPRFLVGYKNLVYLPTAFLLSSVFWIFMTWFILFFPDLAGAPFYFSFIFSIVAFLYFFYKTWATDPGFTKASEEEKKVNIITLAETGSLDFRTFCTSCLIRKPLRSLHCHVCNSCVARYDQHCLWTGRCIDWSSHCATTFKEDGLWTYLNQIVACSPWVLYVLMLATFHFSWSTFLLLNQLFQIAFLGLTSHERISLQKQSKHMKQTLSLRKTPYNLGFMQNLADFFQCGCFGLVKPCVVDWTSQYTMVFHPAREKVLRSV, encoded by the exons ATGGTCATATTATTACTCCAGCGTGGTGCAGACCCCACTCTTATTGATGGAGAGGGATTCAGCAGCATCCACCTGGCAGTATTGTTTCAACACATGCCTATTATAGCATATCTCATCTCAAAGGGACAG AGTGTGAATATGACAGATGTAAATGGGCAGACACCTCTCATGTTATCAGCTCACAAAGTAATTGG gccAGAACCAACTGGatttcttttaaagtttaatCCTTCTCTCAATGTGGTTGATAAAATACACCAAAACACTCCACTTCACTGGGCAGTTGCAGCAGGAAATGTTAATGCAGTTGATAAGCTTTTGGAAGCTGGTTCTAGCCTGGATATCCAGAATGTTAAG GGAGAAACACCTCTTGATATggctctacaaaacaaaaatcagctcatTATTCATATGCtaaaaacagaagccaaaatgAGAGCCAACCAAAAGTTCAAACTTTGGAGGTGGCTGCAGAAATGCGAG CTCTTCCTGCTGCTGATGCTTTCTGTGATTACCATGTGGGCTGTTGGATACATATTGGACTTCAATTCAGATTCTTGGCTTTTAAAAGGATGTCTTCTAGTAACACTGTTTTTTCTGACATCTTTGTTTCCAAG gttcttGGTTGGGTATAAGAACCTTGTATACTTACCAACAGCCTTTCTGCTAAGTTCTGTTTTTTGGATATTTATGACTTGGTTCATCTTATTTTTTCCTG ATTTAGCAGGAGCCCCTTTCtatttcagtttcattttcagCATAGTAGCCTTTCTATACTTTTTCTATAAGACTTGGGCAACTGATCCAGGCTTCACTAAGGcttctgaagaagaaaagaaagtg AATATCATCACCCTTGCAGAAACTGGCTCTCTGGACTTCAGAACATTTTGTACATCATGTCTT ATAAGGAAGCCATTAAGGTCACTCCACTGCCATGTATGCAACTCCTGTGTGGCTCGATATGATCAACACTGCCTGTGGACTGGACGGTGCATAG ATTGGTCCAGTCATTGTGCCACAACATTCAAAGAAGATGGATTATGGACTTACCTCAATCAGATTGTGGCCTGTTCCCCTTGGGTTTTATATGTCTTGATGCTAGCAACTTTCCATTTCTCATGgtcaacatttttattattaaatcaactctttcag ATTGCCTTTCTGGGCCTGACCTCCCATGAGAGAATCAGCCTGCAGAAGCAGAGCAAGCATATGAAACAGACGTTGTCCCTCAGGAAGACACCATACAA tcTTGGATTCATGCAGAACCTGGCAGATTTCTTTCAGTGTGGCTGCTTTGGCTTGGTGAAGCCCTGTGTGGTAGATTGGACCTCACAGTACACCATGGTCTTTCACCCAGCCAGGGAGAAGGTTCTTCGCTCAGTATGA
- the ZDHHC13 gene encoding palmitoyltransferase ZDHHC13 isoform X14, giving the protein MVILLLQRGADPTLIDGEGFSSIHLAVLFQHMPIIAYLISKGQSVNMTDVNGQTPLMLSAHKVIGPEPTGFLLKFNPSLNVVDKIHQNTPLHWAVAAGNVNAVDKLLEAGSSLDIQNVKLFLLLMLSVITMWAVGYILDFNSDSWLLKGCLLVTLFFLTSLFPRFLVGYKNLVYLPTAFLLSSVFWIFMTWFILFFPDLAGAPFYFSFIFSIVAFLYFFYKTWATDPGFTKASEEEKKVNIITLAETGSLDFRTFCTSCLIRKPLRSLHCHVCNSCVARYDQHCLWTGRCIGFGNHHYYIFFLFFLSMVCGWIIYGSFIYWSSHCATTFKEDGLWTYLNQIVACSPWVLYVLMLATFHFSWSTFLLLNQLFQIAFLGLTSHERISLQKQSKHMKQTLSLRKTPYNLGFMQNLADFFQCGCFGLVKPCVVDWTSQYTMVFHPAREKVLRSV; this is encoded by the exons ATGGTCATATTATTACTCCAGCGTGGTGCAGACCCCACTCTTATTGATGGAGAGGGATTCAGCAGCATCCACCTGGCAGTATTGTTTCAACACATGCCTATTATAGCATATCTCATCTCAAAGGGACAG AGTGTGAATATGACAGATGTAAATGGGCAGACACCTCTCATGTTATCAGCTCACAAAGTAATTGG gccAGAACCAACTGGatttcttttaaagtttaatCCTTCTCTCAATGTGGTTGATAAAATACACCAAAACACTCCACTTCACTGGGCAGTTGCAGCAGGAAATGTTAATGCAGTTGATAAGCTTTTGGAAGCTGGTTCTAGCCTGGATATCCAGAATGTTAAG CTCTTCCTGCTGCTGATGCTTTCTGTGATTACCATGTGGGCTGTTGGATACATATTGGACTTCAATTCAGATTCTTGGCTTTTAAAAGGATGTCTTCTAGTAACACTGTTTTTTCTGACATCTTTGTTTCCAAG gttcttGGTTGGGTATAAGAACCTTGTATACTTACCAACAGCCTTTCTGCTAAGTTCTGTTTTTTGGATATTTATGACTTGGTTCATCTTATTTTTTCCTG ATTTAGCAGGAGCCCCTTTCtatttcagtttcattttcagCATAGTAGCCTTTCTATACTTTTTCTATAAGACTTGGGCAACTGATCCAGGCTTCACTAAGGcttctgaagaagaaaagaaagtg AATATCATCACCCTTGCAGAAACTGGCTCTCTGGACTTCAGAACATTTTGTACATCATGTCTT ATAAGGAAGCCATTAAGGTCACTCCACTGCCATGTATGCAACTCCTGTGTGGCTCGATATGATCAACACTGCCTGTGGACTGGACGGTGCATAG gtTTTGGCAACCATCACTATTACATAttcttcttgtttttcctttccatggtaTGTGGCTGGATTATATATGGATCTTTCATCT ATTGGTCCAGTCATTGTGCCACAACATTCAAAGAAGATGGATTATGGACTTACCTCAATCAGATTGTGGCCTGTTCCCCTTGGGTTTTATATGTCTTGATGCTAGCAACTTTCCATTTCTCATGgtcaacatttttattattaaatcaactctttcag ATTGCCTTTCTGGGCCTGACCTCCCATGAGAGAATCAGCCTGCAGAAGCAGAGCAAGCATATGAAACAGACGTTGTCCCTCAGGAAGACACCATACAA tcTTGGATTCATGCAGAACCTGGCAGATTTCTTTCAGTGTGGCTGCTTTGGCTTGGTGAAGCCCTGTGTGGTAGATTGGACCTCACAGTACACCATGGTCTTTCACCCAGCCAGGGAGAAGGTTCTTCGCTCAGTATGA